The Candidatus Desulfofervidus auxilii DNA segment CTCTTTCCTGTAACTGCACACCTTACACCTGTTGGTATATCTCCTTTTTGGTACTTTACCCTGCTTTATCTCCCTGACCCTTTCTATACCCCACCTTACCAGAGTCTCAGCCTGCCGGTCAAGGACAAAAGGACCCACTCTTACATCATCTCTATAAACAAGGTAGCCTCTATTACATTTCCCGTAATTTTCCCTTACCAGAAGCACATAACTCAAAAGCTGTATCTTCTCTCCATTGAAAACCTTTCCTAAATATGGCCTTTTCTTTACTTCCTCAACGATATACTCACCGGTTTCACAATCCTTCAAAATCCTGTCCGGCTTTCCACATAGACCCAACTCAGAACAATAGAGAACCCTGCACCTATCTGACCCGTCATCCAATGAGATGACTTCAAATTTCCTGCCTTCCCGTTCAATTACAGACTTCGTTGAAAGTCTGGTTAAAACGAAAAGAATAATAGCAAGAATAATAACAACACCAGCAATACTAACACTGCTACCCATTTTTCTTTTTCTCCTTTTGCCTCACGGACCAGGTGCTCCTGGACTTCTCTATGATAAACCCTTCCCTCAGTCTGGTCCCTGGTGTCAC contains these protein-coding regions:
- a CDS encoding CRISPR-associated protein Cas4, which translates into the protein MGSSVSIAGVVIILAIILFVLTRLSTKSVIEREGRKFEVISLDDGSDRCRVLYCSELGLCGKPDRILKDCETGEYIVEEVKKRPYLGKVFNGEKIQLLSYVLLVRENYGKCNRGYLVYRDDVRVGPFVLDRQAETLVRWGIERVREIKQGKVPKRRYTNRCKVCSYRKECFGMKQSLLPIQYGRYDSQKPYFKTHQ